A stretch of DNA from Rhizobium sp. EC-SD404:
GCCGCGGGCATCCACCGAAACGCCCACGAGCCGGCCGGGGATCGACCGCTTGTACTGGTCCTTGACGGCCATATAGGCGGCATGCGGGCCGCCATAGCCCATGGGCACGCCAAAGCGCTGCGTCGAGCCGTAGGCGATGTCGGCGCCCATTTCGCCCGGCGTCTTCAGGAGCGCCAGCGCCAGCGGATCGGCGGCGACGATGGCGATGGCATTTTCGCCGTGCAGCTTCGAAATCACATCGGTGAAATCGCGGACCTGCCCGTTCGTGCCGGGATACTGGAAGATCGCGCCGAACACCTCAGCCGGATCGAGATCGGTCATGGAATCGCCGATGACGACGTCCCAGCCGAGCGGCTCGGCGCGGGTGCGCACGACGGCGATCGTCTGGGGATGGCACTCGGCATCGACGAAGAAGGTCGTCTTCTTCGACTTGGAGACGCGCTCGGCCATGGCCATGGCTTCGGCAGCCGCCGTCGCCTCATCAAGAAGCGATGCATTGGCGACATCCAGGCCCGTCAGATCGCAGACCATCGTCTGGAAGTTGAGCAGCGCCTCCAGCCGGCCCTGGCTGATTTCCGGCTGGTAGGGCGTGTAGGCCGTGTACCAGGCGGGGTTTTCCAGAATGTTGCGCTGGATGACCGGCGGCGTGATGGTGCCGTGGTAACCCTGGCCGAGCAACGAGACCAGGTTGCGGTTCATGTTGGCGGTTTCGCGCAGCCGGTCCAGCGCCTCGCGCTCGGTCATCGGCGCGCCCCAGGCGAGCGGCTCGGCCTGGCGGATCGCCTTCGGGACCGTTTCGTCGATCAGGGCATCGAGGCTTTCCGCCCCCACGACCTTCAGCATCTCGGCCATTTCTTCGGGTGAGGGGCCGATATGGCGTCGGTTGGCGAAATCGTAAGGCTGGTAGTCGGTGCGCTTGAACGTCATGGCGTTTTATCCAATCAGCTTTTCGTAGGCGTCCTGGTCGAGCAGGCTGTCGGCGGCGGACGGATCGGCAAGCTTCAGCTTGAACATCCAGCCGGCGCCGGTCGGGTCGGAATTGACGAGAGACGGATCGTCGACGATCGCCTGGTTCACCTCGGTGATTTCGCCGGCGAGCGGCGCATAGACTTCGGATGCTGCCTTGACCGATTCGACGGTTGCGGCATCGCCGCCCTTTTCGAAGCTGGCGCCGACATCCGGCAGTTCCACGAAAACGAGATCGCCGAGCTGCTCGGCGGCGTGTTTGGTGATGCCGACGGTGGCGGTATCACCTTCGATCTTCAGCCATTCGTGGTCTTCGGTGAATTTCAACATGGTGCTGTTCCCTGGATGCTCGGTGTTATCGTTTGTAGGTTTGGGTGACGAAGGGCAGGGGCGAGATGACGACCGGAAGGCGCTTGCCGCGCACTTCGGCATAAAGCTTCGTGCCGGCATTGCTCGTCTCGGTCGGAACGAGCCCCATGGCGATCGGACCGTCGACGCTCGGGCCAAAACCGCCTGAGGTAACGCGGCCGATCGGCGCGCCGCCTTCTGCCTCGGCAAAGAGCGGAGCTCCATCGCGCACGGGGGCGCGGCCTTCGGGTTTCAGGCCAACACGGCGGCGCGATGCGCCTTCGTCCAGCTGCATCAGGATGATGTCGGCGCCCGGAAAGCCGCCTGCGCGCTCGCCGCCGGTGCGGCGCGGTTTCTGGATAGCCCATTCGAGGCTCGCCTCGACGGGGGTCGTCTCCTTGGTGATGTCGTTGCCATAGAGGCAAAGCCCGGCTTCGAGCCGCAGCGAATCGCGGGCGCCGAGACCGATCCAGGCGACGTCGTCATGGTCGAGCAGGCGCTGGGCCAAGACGGGCGCATCGGAGGCAGCGACGGAGATCTCGAAGCCGTCCTCGCCCGTGTAGCCGGACCTCGAGACGATGGCGGAAATTCCGGCAAGGTTCGCATCGCGCACATCCATGAACACCATGTCGGCGACGGCCGGATCGAGCGTAGCCAGGACGTCCGCGGCTTTCGGACCCTGGAGTGCGAGCAGGGCACGGTCGTCACGCACGCGCATCTCGCAGCTGTCAGCGAGGTGACGCTCAAGATGGGCGATGTCGGCCGCCTTGCAGGCTGCGTTGACGACGAGGAAGAGATGATCGCCGCGATTGGCCACCATCAGATCGTCGAGGATGCCGCCATTCTCGTCGGTGAACAGCGCGTAACGCTGACGGCCGGGTTTCAATGCGAGGATCGAGACGGGGACCAGCGTTTCAAGCGCACGCATCGCGCTTTCGACCGCGCCGTCCTTAGGGTGAAGTTCGACCTGGCCCATGTGGGACACGTCGAAAAGACCCGCCTTCTGGCGCGTGTGGAGATGCTCGCGCATGACGCCGGTGGCATATTGAACTGGCATGTCGTAGCCAGCGAAGGGGACCATGCGCGCGCCGGCGGCCACATGCATCGCGTGAAGCGGGGTCTTCAAAAGGGGTGCTGCTGCGTCGCCCAAGCGTCATCTCCGGACTGCGCCGGAAGCCCGTGACCCCGAAAAAGGGCGGCAAGGCTCATACGACCGGCGTCGGTTCAACACGAAGGCGGAATGCCTTCGAAACGACGCCCCCTCTGTCCCTTTGCCTGAGATTGTTATCCCTTCGGCGGACGCTTGAGTGAGCGCCTCTCTCCAGAGTCTGTCGGTACCCGATGGTCCTTTTGCCTGAGAGTTTCCGGGGGCGATTGCTCCTTCGGCACCGGTGCTCCCAAGCAGGGTCCGGCTTCTCCCATCGAGTGGCCGCACGTTATGCGAAACCGACGCAAATGCAAGAGCGGATGACGCAAACGGGCGGGCGATCCGCGATCGCCCGCCCGCAGTATTTTTCAAGCTTGCCGCTTCGTCGGTCGTTCAGGCTGCGCGGCGCTGTGTGCTGCGTGCCGGTGCGTCGATGACGAACTGGGCGACGAGCTCGCG
This window harbors:
- the gcvH gene encoding glycine cleavage system protein GcvH — protein: MLKFTEDHEWLKIEGDTATVGITKHAAEQLGDLVFVELPDVGASFEKGGDAATVESVKAASEVYAPLAGEITEVNQAIVDDPSLVNSDPTGAGWMFKLKLADPSAADSLLDQDAYEKLIG
- the gcvT gene encoding glycine cleavage system aminomethyltransferase GcvT; this encodes MGDAAAPLLKTPLHAMHVAAGARMVPFAGYDMPVQYATGVMREHLHTRQKAGLFDVSHMGQVELHPKDGAVESAMRALETLVPVSILALKPGRQRYALFTDENGGILDDLMVANRGDHLFLVVNAACKAADIAHLERHLADSCEMRVRDDRALLALQGPKAADVLATLDPAVADMVFMDVRDANLAGISAIVSRSGYTGEDGFEISVAASDAPVLAQRLLDHDDVAWIGLGARDSLRLEAGLCLYGNDITKETTPVEASLEWAIQKPRRTGGERAGGFPGADIILMQLDEGASRRRVGLKPEGRAPVRDGAPLFAEAEGGAPIGRVTSGGFGPSVDGPIAMGLVPTETSNAGTKLYAEVRGKRLPVVISPLPFVTQTYKR